A single region of the Streptomyces sp. ITFR-16 genome encodes:
- a CDS encoding carboxylesterase family protein: MTVFDTACGRVRGRDPHDGVVAVLGIPYAEPPFGARRFAAPHPRTPWAGTLGCVDHCPVAPQSAELPGAPSWSPGDEDILRLNVWTPASATGPLPVLVWIHGGAYTFGSGAQPDFDGTALARTGLVVVTLNYRLGFEGFGHVPAGAGPDCPPNRGLLDQVAALEWVRDNIAAFGGAPDQVTVAGQSSGATSVACLMTMDGARGLFRRAVAHSAVGPCFAPALAARLMEQVAAEAGVPATRAGLAAASPQSLVRASDAVTDRYRKDPGSGHLHWDPVLYGPVVDGQVLRGEPLDLVGAGAAPDIDLLVCHTTQEYLLPAAVGSCAEVNTDEQLARFAADFGLPDTLTEGYRALLPGADVRDIHLAVYGDLMFGEYSNRLAAAHARAGGVAFLSRFARQRCGPGPAVYAWHCADIPFAFGNVDEESVHFLIGGPPTPEDRHLAERMTRAWSRFAATGDPGWEPLGDDSGRPVRIWGAPDPAAEPGVWEDSASVRALWRPYTYAPERP, from the coding sequence ATGACTGTCTTCGACACGGCGTGCGGGCGGGTACGGGGACGCGATCCGCACGACGGTGTGGTCGCCGTCCTCGGCATCCCCTATGCCGAACCGCCCTTCGGTGCCCGCCGGTTCGCGGCGCCACACCCCCGCACGCCCTGGGCCGGCACCCTCGGCTGTGTGGACCACTGCCCGGTGGCGCCCCAGTCGGCCGAACTCCCGGGCGCACCCAGCTGGTCACCCGGCGACGAGGACATCCTCCGCCTCAACGTCTGGACCCCGGCCTCCGCGACCGGCCCCCTGCCGGTGCTGGTCTGGATCCACGGCGGTGCCTACACCTTCGGGTCCGGCGCGCAGCCGGACTTCGACGGTACGGCCCTGGCCCGCACCGGTCTGGTCGTGGTCACCCTCAACTACCGCCTCGGCTTCGAGGGCTTCGGCCACGTCCCGGCCGGCGCCGGGCCCGACTGCCCGCCCAACCGGGGGCTGCTCGACCAGGTCGCCGCGCTGGAGTGGGTCCGCGACAACATCGCCGCGTTCGGCGGGGCCCCGGACCAGGTCACCGTGGCCGGACAGTCCTCGGGCGCGACCTCCGTGGCCTGCCTGATGACGATGGACGGCGCCCGGGGGCTGTTCCGGCGCGCGGTGGCCCACAGTGCGGTCGGTCCCTGCTTCGCACCGGCACTCGCCGCGCGCCTCATGGAGCAGGTCGCCGCCGAGGCCGGTGTCCCCGCGACCCGCGCCGGGCTGGCCGCCGCGTCGCCGCAGAGCCTGGTGCGCGCCTCCGACGCCGTGACCGACCGCTACCGGAAGGACCCCGGATCCGGGCACCTCCACTGGGACCCCGTCCTGTACGGGCCGGTCGTCGACGGACAGGTGCTGCGCGGTGAGCCCCTGGACCTCGTCGGGGCCGGGGCCGCCCCGGACATCGACCTGCTCGTCTGCCACACCACCCAGGAATACCTCCTGCCGGCCGCCGTCGGCAGCTGTGCCGAGGTCAACACGGACGAGCAACTCGCCCGGTTCGCGGCGGACTTCGGTCTCCCGGACACGCTGACCGAGGGGTACCGGGCCCTCCTGCCGGGCGCGGACGTGCGTGACATCCACCTGGCGGTGTACGGAGACCTGATGTTCGGCGAGTACAGCAACCGGCTCGCCGCCGCGCACGCGCGGGCAGGCGGGGTTGCGTTCCTCTCACGCTTCGCCCGTCAGCGTTGCGGACCGGGTCCCGCGGTGTACGCCTGGCACTGCGCGGACATCCCGTTCGCCTTCGGGAACGTGGACGAGGAGAGCGTCCACTTCCTCATCGGCGGGCCTCCGACGCCGGAGGACCGGCACCTGGCGGAGCGGATGACGAGGGCCTGGTCCCGCTTCGCGGCCACCGGCGATCCGGGATGGGAGCCGCTCGGCGACGACTCCGGCCGACCGGTCCGGATCTGGGGCGCGCCGGACCCGGCCGCGGAGCCCGGCGTCTGGGAGGACAGCGCGTCGGTCCGCGCGCTGTGGCGCCCGTACACCTACGCTCCCGAGCGGCCCTGA
- a CDS encoding nucleotidyl transferase AbiEii/AbiGii toxin family protein has translation MTSSADDATWDGLWHRSPYVPHSPLSERTRRPDDLPRTLLPSPPGLRRPVVFDPALKQYADAYRAGEPRFDDPGAARAWHRARRTALDTVLAAVAAGPWADHLVLRGSVLMATWFGESARDPGDLDFVVVPQDWAMDSPRTESLFETVARDARTAACGPVRIDAAGLVTEDIWTYERVPGRRMVLPWTAPGIPGGTVQVDVVFNEALPQPPVRTRLRPLGDGPGCRVLAASPGLSLAWKLLWLVSDAYPQGKDLYDAVLLAEHTPPRYDTVRAAFALAGADGLRPAGRWWIETLGVETGWEHFVADYPWVTDTAAGLTRRLGRALEPMLAEAEPPGETPYDRWARWLAPLVAVTRERAPADPASVLGHLAGGGFEGLAAAVVVVREVCGPERVSERDALAAVLAREDNWRYWRENPQYCRRALELLR, from the coding sequence ATGACATCCTCCGCCGACGACGCCACGTGGGACGGACTGTGGCACCGTTCGCCGTACGTTCCGCACAGCCCCCTGAGCGAGCGGACCCGCCGGCCCGACGACCTGCCGCGTACCCTGCTGCCGTCCCCGCCCGGCCTGCGCCGGCCGGTCGTCTTCGACCCCGCGCTCAAGCAGTACGCGGACGCCTACCGCGCCGGGGAGCCCCGCTTCGACGACCCCGGGGCCGCCCGCGCCTGGCACCGCGCCCGGCGCACGGCCCTGGACACCGTCCTCGCGGCCGTCGCCGCCGGGCCGTGGGCGGACCATCTGGTGCTGCGGGGAAGCGTGTTGATGGCCACCTGGTTCGGGGAGTCGGCGCGCGACCCGGGCGATCTGGACTTCGTCGTGGTCCCGCAGGACTGGGCGATGGACTCCCCGCGCACGGAGTCGCTCTTCGAGACCGTCGCCCGGGACGCGCGGACCGCCGCCTGCGGGCCCGTCCGGATCGACGCGGCCGGCCTGGTGACCGAGGACATCTGGACGTACGAACGTGTGCCGGGCCGCCGCATGGTGCTGCCGTGGACAGCCCCCGGGATCCCGGGCGGCACCGTCCAGGTCGATGTGGTGTTCAACGAGGCACTGCCGCAACCGCCGGTCCGCACGCGGCTGCGCCCCCTCGGCGACGGCCCAGGCTGCCGGGTCCTGGCCGCCTCCCCCGGCCTGTCGCTGGCCTGGAAACTGCTCTGGCTGGTCAGCGACGCCTATCCGCAGGGCAAGGACCTGTACGACGCGGTGCTGCTGGCCGAGCACACCCCGCCCCGCTACGACACGGTGCGCGCCGCCTTCGCTCTCGCGGGCGCCGACGGGCTGCGGCCCGCCGGGCGCTGGTGGATCGAGACCCTGGGCGTGGAGACGGGCTGGGAGCACTTCGTCGCCGACTACCCCTGGGTGACCGACACCGCGGCCGGACTCACCCGGCGTCTGGGCCGGGCGCTGGAGCCGATGCTCGCCGAGGCGGAGCCGCCCGGCGAGACTCCGTACGACCGCTGGGCGCGCTGGCTTGCTCCGCTGGTGGCGGTCACACGGGAGAGGGCTCCCGCCGATCCCGCGTCCGTCCTGGGACACCTCGCGGGCGGCGGTTTCGAGGGGCTCGCGGCGGCCGTGGTGGTCGTGCGGGAGGTCTGCGGGCCCGAGCGGGTGAGCGAGCGGGACGCGCTCGCCGCCGTACTGGCCCGGGAGGACAACTGGCGTTACTGGCGGGAGAATCCCCAGTACTGCCGCCGGGCACTGGAGCTGCTGCGCTGA
- a CDS encoding MarR family winged helix-turn-helix transcriptional regulator has product MNETPPSLLGLTTYLMSKTGKTARSRLAERLAERGLRLRHMAVLAALADFGPHVQRELAARLSIDRSDIVKIVDELGAAGLVERERDTGDRRRVTVTVTPAGRTLLDGLQAEALDVQDTVLAPLNARERKQLTALLKRVHDRTEDGSGPGRAGR; this is encoded by the coding sequence ATGAACGAGACCCCGCCCAGCCTCCTGGGACTCACGACCTACCTCATGTCGAAGACCGGGAAGACGGCCCGCAGCCGGCTCGCGGAGCGGCTGGCCGAGCGCGGGCTGCGGCTGCGCCACATGGCGGTGCTGGCCGCCCTGGCCGATTTCGGCCCCCATGTGCAGCGCGAACTCGCGGCGCGGCTCTCGATCGACCGCAGCGACATCGTGAAGATCGTGGACGAACTCGGCGCGGCGGGACTGGTGGAGCGGGAGCGCGACACCGGCGACCGGCGGCGGGTCACGGTCACCGTCACCCCGGCCGGCCGGACGCTGCTCGACGGCCTCCAGGCCGAGGCGCTCGATGTGCAGGACACCGTCCTGGCCCCGCTGAACGCCCGTGAACGCAAGCAGCTGACGGCCCTGTTGAAGCGGGTGCACGACCGCACGGAGGACGGTTCGGGGCCGGGGCGGGCAGGTCGCTGA
- the adhP gene encoding alcohol dehydrogenase AdhP: MRAAVVRSFTEPLVVEDRPVPVPAGHQVLVRMEASGLCHTDIHAARGDWPVKPSPPFVPGHEGIGIVEAAGDRVTHLAVGDRVAIPWLGEACGHCDHCVSGWETLCLEQRNSGYSVDGSHAEYALAHGTYVVPVPEGIDPLDAAPLTCAGVTTYKAVKLSGARPGTRALVSGIGGLGHLALQYARIFGAETVAVDVTDEKLALARELGADHVIDARVQDVAAETHRIGGADAAISLAVSNESFGAAYGALRRGGTLVLVALPAEGKLELPVFDTVLNGTKVVGSIVGTREDLAEVFRLHRLGRTRVVRESRDLADINTSIDEVLAGKVSGRLVFDLGATAV; this comes from the coding sequence ATGAGAGCCGCCGTTGTCCGGAGCTTCACCGAGCCCCTGGTCGTCGAGGACCGCCCGGTTCCCGTCCCGGCGGGGCACCAGGTCCTCGTGCGGATGGAGGCCTCCGGGCTGTGCCACACCGACATCCACGCCGCCCGGGGCGACTGGCCGGTCAAGCCGAGCCCGCCGTTCGTCCCCGGGCACGAGGGCATCGGCATCGTGGAGGCCGCCGGTGACCGGGTCACCCATCTCGCGGTGGGGGACCGGGTCGCCATCCCCTGGCTCGGCGAGGCGTGCGGGCACTGCGACCACTGCGTCTCCGGCTGGGAGACGCTCTGCCTGGAGCAGCGCAACAGCGGCTACTCGGTCGACGGCAGCCACGCCGAGTACGCCCTCGCCCACGGCACCTACGTCGTGCCCGTGCCCGAGGGCATCGACCCGCTGGACGCCGCGCCCCTGACATGCGCCGGGGTCACCACGTACAAGGCCGTGAAGCTCTCCGGGGCGCGGCCCGGCACCCGCGCCCTCGTCTCCGGCATCGGCGGCCTCGGACACCTCGCCCTCCAGTACGCCCGGATCTTCGGCGCCGAGACCGTCGCCGTCGATGTCACCGACGAGAAACTTGCCCTCGCCCGGGAGCTGGGCGCCGACCATGTCATCGACGCCCGCGTCCAGGACGTGGCCGCGGAGACCCACCGCATCGGCGGCGCCGACGCGGCGATCTCGCTCGCGGTGAGCAACGAGTCCTTCGGCGCCGCCTACGGGGCGCTGCGCCGGGGTGGCACCCTGGTCCTGGTGGCGCTCCCGGCGGAGGGGAAACTGGAACTCCCGGTCTTCGACACGGTCCTGAACGGCACGAAGGTCGTCGGATCGATCGTCGGCACCCGCGAGGACCTCGCCGAGGTGTTCCGGCTGCACCGCCTCGGCCGTACCCGAGTGGTCCGCGAGAGCCGGGACCTGGCCGACATCAACACGTCGATCGACGAGGTGCTGGCGGGCAAGGTGTCCGGCCGCCTCGTGTTCGACCTGGGCGCCACAGCGGTCTGA
- a CDS encoding glycoside hydrolase family 25 protein, which translates to MLHGVDVSAYQSSFDTDGLDFVLIKATEGRSYVNPRLAEQTKRARDAECVVGFYHFLWPGNISAQAEYFLSKAPEKAGELLAVDWEQNGEGTRASNAEKDRFIREVKKRRPHHRVLLYCNRYFWLNHDTTSYAGDGLWIADYVTAGKPRIKASWRIHQYTDQPFDKDVANFSSRAAMRTWAKG; encoded by the coding sequence ATGCTGCACGGTGTCGACGTCAGCGCCTATCAGTCCTCCTTCGACACGGACGGACTCGATTTCGTCCTCATCAAGGCCACCGAGGGCCGTTCCTATGTCAATCCACGCCTGGCCGAGCAGACGAAACGCGCGCGGGACGCCGAATGCGTGGTCGGCTTCTATCACTTCCTGTGGCCCGGGAATATCTCGGCACAGGCGGAATACTTCCTGAGCAAGGCGCCCGAGAAGGCAGGCGAACTGCTCGCCGTCGACTGGGAGCAGAACGGCGAGGGCACCCGGGCCAGCAATGCCGAGAAGGACCGTTTCATCCGGGAGGTCAAGAAACGCCGGCCGCACCACCGGGTCCTGCTCTACTGCAACCGCTACTTCTGGCTGAATCACGACACGACCTCGTACGCCGGCGACGGGCTCTGGATCGCCGACTACGTCACGGCCGGAAAGCCCCGCATCAAGGCGTCCTGGCGCATCCACCAGTACACCGACCAGCCGTTCGACAAGGACGTCGCCAACTTCTCCTCGCGCGCCGCCATGCGCACCTGGGCCAAGGGCTGA
- a CDS encoding oxidoreductase, with translation MNTVPTTEAREQAAGRVWLITGASSGFGHAIASAALAAGDTVVATARRPEALDGLVAAYPDRAVAVQLDVTDTARIADVVADTVLWYGRVDVLVNNAGMGLVGAVEETSDRELRDLMDLHFFGPAALVRAVLPHMRRNGSGAVVQMSSMGGRFTFPGVGGYSATKFALEGLSEALAAEVAPHGIKVLIVEPGSFRTGFAGGGALRQSAALPAYEETVGPVRSGLPGSDGKQEGDPDKAAAAILTALAAEDTPLRLPLGNDATDAVLGALDASRAETLAWEKVSRGTGFDD, from the coding sequence ATGAACACCGTACCCACGACAGAGGCCCGCGAGCAGGCCGCCGGACGCGTCTGGCTGATCACCGGGGCCTCCTCGGGCTTCGGGCACGCGATCGCCTCGGCCGCCCTCGCCGCCGGGGACACCGTTGTCGCCACGGCCCGCAGGCCGGAGGCGCTCGACGGCCTCGTCGCCGCGTATCCCGACCGGGCCGTCGCCGTACAGCTGGACGTCACCGACACCGCGCGCATCGCGGACGTCGTGGCGGACACCGTCCTGTGGTACGGACGCGTCGACGTGCTGGTCAACAACGCCGGCATGGGGCTTGTCGGAGCCGTGGAGGAGACGAGCGACCGCGAGCTGCGCGACCTCATGGACCTGCACTTCTTCGGACCGGCCGCGCTGGTGCGCGCGGTGCTGCCGCACATGCGCCGCAACGGCTCCGGGGCGGTGGTCCAGATGAGCAGCATGGGCGGCAGGTTCACCTTCCCCGGCGTCGGCGGCTACTCCGCGACCAAGTTCGCCCTGGAGGGCCTGTCCGAGGCGCTCGCGGCCGAGGTGGCCCCGCACGGGATCAAGGTGCTGATCGTCGAACCCGGCTCGTTCCGGACGGGGTTCGCCGGCGGCGGCGCCCTGCGGCAGTCTGCGGCGCTGCCCGCCTACGAGGAGACCGTGGGCCCGGTCCGCAGCGGCCTCCCCGGCTCGGACGGCAAGCAGGAGGGCGACCCGGACAAGGCGGCGGCCGCCATCCTGACCGCCCTGGCCGCCGAGGACACCCCGCTGCGGCTGCCGCTCGGCAACGACGCGACGGACGCGGTCCTCGGTGCCCTCGACGCCTCCCGCGCCGAGACGCTGGCCTGGGAGAAGGTCAGCCGGGGCACGGGCTTCGACGACTGA
- a CDS encoding LysR family transcriptional regulator — MELRQLHYLTVIAEEENLGRAARRLFVSQPALSYALKNLESELGVRLFDRHAGGVTATPAGRDVIAEALLTVRQSERVTAAAERHSRGEAGMLRVGFEASGAGELTTRARAEFSRRHPGVRVAPKRYDWGQEADALRDGLADVSFVWLPNDLTGLHTELVHTEPRVVGLPAGHALASRSGVSVLEVGDEPLLWTQRAPRQWVDWWAVNPRPDGSSPVWGPTNDNVEEMLEQVAEGAAICFAPQSMARYYARPDLS; from the coding sequence ATGGAGCTACGTCAGCTGCACTATCTGACCGTGATCGCCGAGGAGGAGAACCTCGGCCGGGCCGCCCGCCGGCTGTTCGTCAGCCAGCCCGCCCTGTCGTACGCGCTCAAGAACCTGGAGTCCGAGCTCGGGGTGCGGCTCTTCGACCGGCACGCCGGGGGCGTGACGGCGACCCCCGCCGGGCGCGACGTGATCGCCGAGGCGCTGCTCACGGTGCGCCAGTCCGAGCGTGTGACGGCCGCCGCCGAGCGGCACAGCCGGGGCGAGGCGGGCATGCTGCGGGTGGGCTTCGAGGCGAGCGGCGCCGGTGAACTCACCACCCGGGCGCGGGCGGAGTTCTCCCGGCGCCACCCGGGGGTCCGGGTGGCGCCCAAGCGCTACGACTGGGGGCAGGAGGCCGACGCGCTGCGCGACGGCCTGGCCGACGTCTCCTTCGTCTGGCTGCCCAACGACCTGACCGGCCTGCACACCGAACTGGTGCACACCGAACCGCGCGTGGTGGGCCTGCCTGCCGGGCACGCCCTGGCCTCCCGTTCCGGCGTCTCGGTGCTGGAGGTCGGCGACGAGCCGCTGCTGTGGACACAGCGGGCACCGCGCCAGTGGGTGGACTGGTGGGCGGTCAACCCGAGGCCGGACGGTTCGAGCCCGGTGTGGGGACCGACCAACGACAACGTCGAGGAGATGCTGGAACAGGTGGCGGAAGGGGCCGCCATCTGCTTCGCCCCCCAGAGCATGGCGCGGTACTACGCGCGCCCCGACCTGTCCTAG
- a CDS encoding SRPBCC family protein has product MPRTMSVSDSIVVLAEPSDVYARLSDPTAMGRWSPENRGAKVLGERRGTYVGMVFEGRNKRGPVSWTTRCTVTAADPAERFAFRVHAIGARRPVLPGPIATWEYRFEPVEGGTRVTETWTDDRRAWPDFLANTFDRVATRGHTFAVFQRRNIRTTLERLKAVLEAPDA; this is encoded by the coding sequence ATGCCCCGCACCATGTCCGTGTCGGACAGCATCGTGGTCCTCGCCGAGCCCTCGGACGTCTACGCCCGGCTGAGCGACCCCACGGCCATGGGCCGCTGGAGCCCGGAGAACCGGGGTGCGAAGGTGCTCGGGGAGCGCCGGGGCACCTACGTCGGCATGGTGTTCGAGGGCCGCAACAAGCGGGGCCCGGTGAGCTGGACGACCCGGTGCACGGTCACGGCGGCCGACCCGGCCGAGCGGTTCGCCTTCCGGGTGCACGCCATCGGCGCCCGGCGGCCGGTGCTGCCGGGTCCCATCGCCACCTGGGAGTACCGCTTCGAGCCCGTGGAGGGCGGCACCCGGGTCACCGAGACCTGGACCGACGACCGCCGTGCCTGGCCCGACTTCCTGGCCAACACCTTCGACCGGGTGGCGACCCGGGGCCACACCTTCGCCGTGTTCCAGCGCCGGAACATCCGCACCACGCTCGAACGCCTCAAGGCGGTGCTGGAGGCCCCGGACGCCTGA
- a CDS encoding pentapeptide repeat-containing protein — protein MPDNEPASGDDRADSTGRQALRADCGNCFGLCCVALTLTRSADFAVNKDAGKPCRNLQDDFRCGIHTRLRTEGFPGCTVYDCFGAGQKVSQETYGGKDWRRAPETAQQMFQVFPVVRQLHELLWYLTEAAGLAPARSLRGEIRRTLEATEELTRLDAGAFAGLDVAAHRDEVAALLARTSALVRATAPGRKKRNHRGADLIGARLKGADLRGADLRGAFLIAADLGGADLRLADLIGADFRDAELSGADLTGALFLTQAQLNAARGNGATRLPASLGRPAHWEK, from the coding sequence GTGCCCGACAACGAACCCGCCTCCGGTGACGACCGTGCGGACAGCACCGGCCGGCAGGCCCTGCGCGCCGACTGCGGGAACTGCTTCGGGCTGTGCTGTGTCGCGCTGACCCTGACCCGGTCCGCGGACTTCGCCGTCAACAAGGACGCCGGCAAGCCCTGCCGCAACCTTCAGGACGACTTCCGCTGCGGAATCCACACCCGGCTGCGCACCGAGGGCTTCCCCGGCTGCACGGTGTACGACTGCTTCGGCGCCGGCCAGAAGGTGTCGCAGGAGACCTACGGCGGGAAGGACTGGCGCCGCGCGCCGGAGACCGCTCAGCAGATGTTCCAGGTCTTCCCGGTCGTGCGCCAGCTCCACGAACTGCTCTGGTACCTCACCGAGGCGGCCGGGCTCGCGCCCGCCCGCTCCCTGCGGGGAGAGATCCGGCGGACCCTCGAAGCCACCGAGGAGCTCACCCGTCTCGACGCCGGTGCCTTCGCCGGCCTGGACGTGGCCGCGCACCGGGACGAGGTCGCCGCCCTGCTGGCACGCACCAGCGCGCTCGTACGTGCCACCGCGCCCGGCAGGAAGAAGCGCAACCACCGAGGGGCCGACCTGATCGGCGCCCGGCTCAAGGGCGCCGATCTCCGGGGCGCCGACCTGCGCGGCGCCTTCCTCATCGCGGCGGACCTCGGCGGCGCCGATCTGCGGCTGGCCGACCTCATCGGCGCCGACTTCCGCGACGCCGAGCTGTCCGGCGCCGATCTGACCGGGGCCCTCTTCCTCACCCAGGCCCAGCTGAACGCCGCCCGGGGGAACGGCGCCACCCGGCTCCCGGCGTCCCTCGGCCGCCCCGCGCACTGGGAGAAGTGA
- a CDS encoding carbon-nitrogen hydrolase family protein, with protein sequence MPETKNVRLAVAQSTVRENPLSGAELRDSGAEVRRLMREARAAGARVVQFPEGATCFPGKRALSVDGPDEAGPADWGRFPWNVLREELAATARLARELGLWTVLGSVHRLTPPHRPHNSLYVLSDRGEVVTRYDERMLSHTKISHLYAPGSAPVTFEVDGVRFGLTLGMEAHFPELFGEYERLDVDAVLFSTTGGAGGGESFATEIRAHAATNRYWAGFAVPAQRGATSPAGIIAPDGEWAARCRADATPSLTFADLGTQDPTSALARPWRRRARAELYDEHRVEDARSSDRTGF encoded by the coding sequence ATGCCGGAAACCAAGAACGTACGACTCGCCGTGGCGCAGTCCACGGTCCGTGAGAACCCCCTCAGCGGCGCCGAGTTGAGGGACAGCGGTGCCGAGGTCCGCCGTCTGATGCGGGAGGCCCGCGCGGCCGGCGCCAGGGTGGTGCAGTTCCCCGAAGGGGCGACCTGCTTCCCCGGCAAGCGGGCGCTGTCCGTCGACGGCCCGGACGAGGCCGGCCCCGCCGACTGGGGCCGCTTCCCCTGGAACGTGCTCCGGGAGGAGCTGGCGGCGACCGCGCGGCTGGCGCGGGAGCTGGGGCTGTGGACCGTGCTCGGCTCGGTGCACCGGCTCACCCCGCCCCACCGGCCGCACAACAGCCTGTATGTGCTCTCCGACCGCGGCGAGGTCGTGACGCGGTACGACGAGCGCATGCTGTCGCACACGAAGATCTCCCATCTTTACGCGCCGGGTTCGGCGCCGGTCACCTTCGAGGTGGACGGCGTCCGGTTCGGCCTGACGCTGGGCATGGAGGCCCACTTCCCGGAGCTGTTCGGCGAGTACGAGCGGCTCGACGTCGACGCCGTCCTGTTCTCGACCACGGGCGGGGCCGGCGGCGGGGAGTCCTTCGCGACGGAGATCCGGGCGCATGCGGCGACCAACCGCTACTGGGCCGGTTTCGCCGTCCCGGCCCAGCGGGGCGCCACCTCCCCGGCGGGAATCATCGCCCCGGACGGTGAGTGGGCGGCCCGGTGCCGGGCGGACGCGACGCCCTCGCTGACCTTCGCGGACCTCGGAACGCAGGATCCGACGAGCGCGCTGGCCCGGCCGTGGCGCCGGCGGGCCCGCGCCGAACTCTACGACGAGCACCGCGTCGAGGACGCCCGCAGCAGCGACCGCACCGGTTTCTAG
- the rhaI gene encoding L-rhamnose isomerase, whose translation MSDVSAVKAALKSQVIETPSWGYGNSGTRFKVFAQPGVPRDPFEKMADAAQVHAFTGVAPKVSLHIPWDKVADYTELTRHAEGLGLRIGAINSNVFQDDDFKLGSVTHPDPAVRRKATDHLLECVDVMDATGSPDLKLWFSDGTNYPGQDDIVARQDRLAEALAEVYERLGDDQRMLLEYKLFEPAFYTTDVPDWGTAYAHCLKLGPKAQVVVDTGHHAPGTNIEFIVALLLREGRLGAFDFNSRFYADDDLMAGAADPFQLFRIMHEVVKNGGLRAGTRVNFMLDQCHNIEAKIPAVIRSVANVQEATAKALLVDVDALGAAQRSGDVLASNAVLMDAFNTDVRPLLAEVREEQGLAGDPVAAYLASGNQERIAADRVGGTQAGWGA comes from the coding sequence ATGTCCGATGTGTCGGCCGTCAAGGCAGCCCTGAAGTCCCAGGTGATCGAGACCCCTTCGTGGGGCTACGGCAATTCCGGGACCCGCTTCAAGGTCTTCGCGCAGCCGGGGGTTCCCCGCGATCCGTTCGAGAAGATGGCGGACGCGGCGCAGGTCCACGCGTTCACCGGGGTCGCCCCGAAGGTGTCGCTGCACATCCCCTGGGACAAGGTGGCCGACTACACCGAGCTGACCCGGCACGCCGAGGGCCTCGGACTGCGGATCGGCGCGATCAACTCCAACGTCTTCCAGGACGACGACTTCAAGCTGGGCTCGGTCACCCATCCCGACCCTGCGGTGCGGCGCAAGGCGACCGACCATCTGCTGGAGTGCGTCGACGTGATGGACGCGACCGGCTCGCCCGACCTCAAGCTGTGGTTCTCCGACGGCACCAACTACCCGGGCCAGGACGACATCGTCGCCCGGCAGGACCGGCTGGCCGAGGCGCTGGCCGAGGTGTACGAGCGGCTGGGCGACGACCAGCGCATGCTGCTGGAGTACAAGCTCTTCGAGCCGGCGTTCTACACCACCGATGTGCCCGACTGGGGCACGGCGTACGCCCATTGCCTGAAGCTCGGCCCCAAGGCGCAGGTGGTCGTGGACACCGGGCACCACGCCCCGGGTACGAACATCGAGTTCATCGTCGCCCTCCTGCTGCGGGAGGGCCGGCTCGGCGCCTTCGACTTCAACTCCCGCTTCTACGCGGACGACGACCTGATGGCCGGGGCCGCCGACCCCTTCCAGCTGTTCCGGATCATGCACGAGGTCGTGAAGAACGGCGGTCTGCGGGCCGGGACCCGGGTCAACTTCATGCTCGACCAGTGCCACAACATCGAGGCCAAGATCCCGGCCGTGATCCGGTCCGTGGCCAATGTGCAGGAGGCCACGGCCAAGGCCCTCCTGGTCGACGTGGACGCACTCGGCGCCGCCCAGCGGTCGGGCGATGTCCTGGCGTCGAACGCCGTGCTGATGGACGCGTTCAACACCGATGTACGGCCGCTGCTGGCCGAGGTCCGCGAGGAGCAGGGGCTCGCCGGGGACCCGGTCGCCGCCTATCTCGCCTCCGGCAACCAGGAGCGCATCGCCGCCGACCGGGTCGGCGGCACCCAGGCCGGATGGGGCGCCTGA